attacaaaaaatatagtgGACCCCGgcatccatctcctccttctcacgtccctcatcgaactgtccttggtgaaagtcatctaacatgtctgctaccccggcatcagcatcaaaagcctccacccgtggtctcaccacctcctctctcatacgatgggcttcaccatggtggacccaccgggtgtagtccggcgtaaatccattcttcacaagatgtttacccatttccaccttgtttacccttctcctgtttccacatttgctgcagggacacaaaactaggcaatgtcctttagcagcgttgccaaatgcactgttcaagaaagcatcggtcttgttcatccattccgtggtgtaatcactctgacttctccagcccgtgtacatccactgacggtcatccatcctctaacatatgtatcggcgagtaatgtaaccattaaTTGCatgtacatggtgttcctactgtctaataggtgaggataggtcctaatcccacccgcagatgtgtagatgaggttagtttccatgctctactcctatccgagacagaatttcggcagcacctccccgctgttctccagatacacgtcctaccaaagaagagtgtgtatccggagaacaacagggaggtgatgccgaaagtctgtctcggactagagcagaacatggaaactaacccatctacgcatccgcgggctgtccaaaaagcgtggacaatccgaaatagatacggtcatagatatgcaaagatctgcatacctccaaccgtatctctttcgaacgggagacgcctaactgggttacgcgatctacgacaatgatataaaaagaggggttatacctagggtggcgatggagtcaggctagcggggccgtggcgggtcggtgtagtggcgagacgacgcggtgcaggcagaccgacacggtggcgagaactccgactcaactctgacgggctcttctctacaaaaatggaacaaaatactgttatttacaaaaaaaatcggcagaacctcccctgcacggtgaggtttccaaaacctgcaaaaaacaacggcacgatggccgacaagcacatatggctcaacagaagccatgtagtttggatatcaatccatgtagaagaatatatccaagtagtacctctacttgtactactactaccactacttctactactactactaccactaattctactactaatactaccactagttgtactaatactgccactagtacaactaatactactacaactaccactacctccacaataataagtgagaaggcatacctgacgggcgacggggtaggggcgggcggcgtcgggatcgGGCGGAGTCAGGGATGGGGTCGAGCACGGATGGCGTCGGGGCGGGtggtccacggggcgcggccgggggcagggcaagGCCGAAAAAAGGCGCGGCCGGGGCCGGCCGCCGGGGTCAGGGCGGCGCGGCTGGGGAAGGCCGGCCGGGGCACGCGCGGCCGCGGCAGGGCGCGAAGGCAGCGGCGCGCTAGCCGAGGGCAGGCCGGCCGAGGGCACCGCGCGGCGGCCGGGCCGTGGGCAGCGAGGGCAAGGCGGCACGGGCGgccgcgcgcggcggcggcagcgcgcggccgggcggcggcggcagcagggcGTCGCGGCGCTCGGGCAGCGCAACGGCCGGGCGGCGCGGCGCCGCGCGGGCGCAGGGCGCGCGGGCGCGCGCCGGGCGCGCGGGCCGCAGCGCGCGGGCGCAGGGCTCGCGGCGCGCGGGCGCAGGGCGCGCGGGCGGCGAGGCGTGGCGCAGCGCGCGGacggcgcgggcgcaggcgcgcGGCGCGCGACGGCGCGGAGGCAGGGCGCGCGGGCAGCAAGGCGCCGGGCGCGCGGGCGCGCCCGGTcggtggcggcgcgggcgagcgggGCGGGCTGGCGTTGGCGCGGTTTGCCTGGCAGTGACTGCCCGGCCGGTCAAAAACCGGGTgtccgcggctttgccgagtgccggatcagggaggcactcggcaaagattttttttttgtttttaatttctttgccgagtgccccagatctggcactcggcaaagatttttttttattttttttaaattctttgccgagcgtctcagatctggcgctcggcaaagaaaaattttttatttttaaaatactttgccgagtgctccctggacggcactcggcaaagatttaaaatttttttttaattatttctttgccgagtgctcctgtgtacgcactcggcaaagaggaaaatttaaaaaaaaattaaaacattctttgccgagtgcctgagggctggcactcggcaaagacaccctttgccgagtgccatgccccggcactcggcaaagtttttttgttttttttgtttttggcctccaatttttttgtgcagcctttttaaagcaccaggaactcctagttacaatttgaagatttttttgtggctttttgttatatttagttactttatttcgtttacttgaatttttctggaaattagaaatttgaactgcacgtggtacgaataatggagtttaatgattcgaaaattgatagtcatgttagtgtgtgttatgagaggccgtatccaggaacggacccaaaatttcggatatctcgttcacgaaacatgtccgcgaaattgcgtgtgaagtgtttataaattctacaaaatgcaaacgaagtccaaaaatcatgaaacttgttgagatgtcgtgatatcatatgtggaggctatgataaaaatttcagaagatttcgtgcacgttgtcacgtacgatgcttacaaaccaggacatctccacatgtgatatcacatgtggagatgtcctggtttgtaagcatcgtacgtgacaacgtgcacgaaatcttctgaaatttttatcatagcctccacatatgatatcacgacatctcaacaagtttcatgatttttggacttcgtttgcattttatagaatttataaacacttcacacacaatttcgcggacatgtttcgtgaacgagatatccgaaatttcgggtctgttcctggatacggcctctcataacacacactaacatgactatcaattttcgaatcattaaactccattattcgtaccacgtgcagttcaaatttctattttccagaaaaattcaagtaaacgaaataaagtaactaaatataacaaaaagccacaaaaaaatcttcaaattgtaactaggagttcctggtgctttaaaaaggctgcacaaaaaaattggaggctaaaaacaaaaaaaacaaaaaaactttgccgagtgccggggcatggcactcggcaaagagtgtctttgccgagtgccagccctcaggcactcggcaaagaatgttttaatttttttttaaattttcctctttgccgagtgcatacacaggagcactcggcaaagaaataattaaaaaaaaatttaaatctttgccgagtgccgtctagggagcactcggcaaagtattttaaaaataaaaaatttttctttgccgagcgccagatctgagacgctcggcaaagaattttaaaaaaataaaaaaaaatctttgccgagcgccagatctggggcactcggcaaagaaattaaaaaaaaaatctttgccgagtgcctaaccgcaggcgctcggcaaagaaggacgtggcacggcgccgtttcacgggcagcctatgccgagtgtatagattttgccgagagtttggcgctcggcaaagaagtcctttgccgagtgcctgtgtttgccgagtgcccggcgctcggcaaagaaatctttgccgagtgtaattctttgccgagtgcagcactcggcaaagaagatctttgccgagtgtccgatttttgacactcggcaaagaaatttacactcggcaaagtctctgtttccagtagtgctaCATGCAGAGTTATTTATGCAGAGTTATTTAGACAGGTATGCTAAATAAGAGAATGAGCAGCAGGCCATATTGCACATATGGTTAGGAAGTGCTTTTTTACTAGCATAAGAGACGTATGCACCATTGGAACAAACATGACATTTCAATTTTGGTACAAACAATAATACTGCTTTAGTAAAGTTTTTTAAATTGCGTAAAGTTTCAATAAGCAGTAAGACTTAAATACATGTTTCGCTTATGATAACATGCTGATCTTGTGAGTATCCTGGGTGTTCCAGGTGAAGGCGATGAGTTTCCGATGACTCCGGCAGGACAAGCTAGCATTCCCGGTGAAGATCTGTTGCTGTGTGATGAATGACTTGATGAACTCACGAGGCAAGCATCGCCACCAAGACACGAGGGCGTTGATAAATAGCAAATCTATGAGTGTGGTAGGAGTCTTGCCTGCCTTGACTCGTTTCCATTGTTGCTAACGGAAATGTTAAAGTTAAACAACTAGTACATTGAAGCGTGTAAGAACACTGTACCACAGCCAATCTATAGCGTCGAACAATGGTCGCTAAAACATAATATTAATGACCAACAATTGGTCGGTATACCACAACCAACATTGTAGAAATAGACAAACGATTTACCATGGTCAGGTAACAACGCTATCTTTGTGGTGTTTACTACAAATGTAAGCTATTCCCCAAACAAACATTGGATCTGCACACATTAAGAATAATACCTGATATATGGTCATTGCTGCCAGCTCTATCACAAAGCATACTGAAGCCCACTGCATCACCAAATCTATAAATAACCCAGAAAAAATATGGATGAAATGCTAGCGGATTTACCTGAACCATGTATCCAGTCATTTTTAATATTTAGTTTGCAACTCTGAACACCTGCAGAAACATCAGTACATGAACAAAAGCTGTAATTAAGATAAGAACTTATTACGACATTGCTGTAGTGAACATGTACAATATTTAATCCATTAGCAATCTCACCATAATAAATCTACTCTGTACATTTGCTTTCTGATAATCTGAAAGAGGCTTCTCAAACCTTATTGTTATTCTCTGGATTTTAATATATGCGATGGCATCTTGATGCAGAAAAATACAAGCCATAGCTCTAGTCTTTTAAGCACAATTCTTTAAAATTATTGTGGCGGCAATAGTAGGAGAATCACCTGGATTTTATTAGGACAAATGATTAAGGAGAATCACCTGAAACTGAAGATCCATAGAAATACAGTGCTAATTAGTTACAAACCGGTAATGGTAGCAGGGAGAGTACAGAAACACAGCAACAGTTCACTGAGATGAACATTGCAGAGCTCTTCCTTTTTTTGTAATGTTTCGGATGAAGTAAGGGGTTGCAGATACATTGTGGCTGATAGATAGAACATGAACATATATCTTGTTCAATTTGTGTAGATTGCTGAATATATATTCTAGCATGCTTATGCTCACTTAACTCTTTACCAATATGTGCTTCTAATTTGGTTCATGGTGGCACCACAATAGTAGATTAATAACAGTACATAAGAAAACAGTTCCTGAACTTTGTACTGATACGTGCTGATATCTATAATTGGAACTGATTTGATAATTTACCCTACAAGTGATTTGGATAGCTACATGTATTAACCAGATACTTTCTTGCCTTTTTTAGATCTATATATGATGAACATCATCAAAAACATATATCTTGGCTGATTAAGCCGGGGTTAATCCCTAAATAAAATTCTAAAACATGCTTTTGGCCTGAATAATAAAAACAAATGACAGAGCTTGTATGCATCCCAACGACTTATAGTGGTTCGACATCATTAGCTGTTTGTGAATTGCGATTAGACGCACTCGTTAGTGCATAGCAGTAGAAACAGATCAGATCAGATCGAGGCACGCAAGCAGTATAGGCTAGTAGCATGATTAGATCGAAAAAAATAGAGGAGGTAACTGACATGTACGTTCTGGTTTAGGCGTGCGCAGAGGTCATCGTCGTTCAGCCTGGCGAGGTCGTCGCAGGACTCCATGGCGCGCTCGAGGTCCCGCTCGTAAGCCGACACTCCTTGCTGCTCTTGTCGGAGAGGTCGGCGCATGCGGCGGCCACGGCCTTCTTTTCCTCGACGCTCTCGACGCAGCGGCGGAGGCCACCGGCGTTCATAACGGCTTCGGCCTGGGCAAGGAGAGGAAATGGATGACGAATCAATAGCGAACGGGAGGAGGGCAGAGAGAGTCCTTGTGACTCGTGTACCTTGAGGAGGTCGATGCGGCGATGGGCTGCGCGGAGGTCCTCGAGCGGGCTCCGGCGAGATGTGATCCGATGGCTGGCGCGGCCCGGTGGCTGGCGGGCGCGGGGCCGGCCGCGGGCACGGCGCACGGGGACGGGAGGGCGGCGCGCGgctcgggggcgggggcgggccgGCATGGCCGCGgagggcggcgcgcggcgcgggggcgggggcgggccggcgtgggcgcggATGGCTGGCTAGCTGTCTGAGGCTTGGACTGCTCGGCCGGCCGAAATCGGCTAAGTGCCCCACCCgcgccctttgccgagcgccggatcagggaggcactcggcaaaggaggcaaCTTTACCGAGTGCTCCGATCCGGCCGTcggtaaattttttatttttttaattcctttgccgagtacctctgtgaaggcactcggcaaagaggaaatttctataaaaaaataaaaaatcctctttgccgagtgtcttatttttacactcggcaaagagcccctttgccgagtgccattttccggcactcggcaaagtttttttattttttttttgtttttggcctctaagttttttgtgcagcccttttaaaggaCCAGGAACTCCTCCTTAGAATTTGGGGactttttgtggctttttgatatatttagttactttatttcgtttacttgaattttttcgaaaaatataaatttgaactgcacgtggtacgaataatagaatttaatgattcaaaaattgatagtcatgttactgagtgtagtatgaggccgtatccaggaacagacccgaaatttcggacatcttgttcacaaaacatcaccgtgaacttgcgtgcgaagtgtttttaaattctataaaaaacaaacgaagtccgaaaatcatgaaacttgttgagatgtcgtgatatcgtatgtggaggctatgataaaaatttcagaagatttcgtgcacgttgtcacgtacgatgcttacaaactaggacatcccttgtttgccgagtgcccggtactcggcaaagaactctttgccgagtgcaattctttgccgagtgcccgatttttgacactcggcaaagaattttgcactcggcaaagtctctgtttccagtagtgatgcATGCGGCGGCCTTTCCTGTCTTTAACACGTACAGAACCAAGACATGCATAAAATGGGGTGAATATACCTACTACATATATAACGAACAAAGATCCTTTTTTGTAACATTTGATAAACCCCACATGGATATGATAATTGTGATCTTCCTTGGTATATGTACAGTTATACGCATTATTAGTTTGGGCTTAGGTCAGCAAATTAAAACAATGGTACGACATCTCCGATTTAAATGATAGTAGAATCTTTAAATTCAATTGCATTTTGTCCTCTGTTATGAGAATTAGACAACATGCAGTTGTGGCCGGTCACATGGAATAAATTAGTAGTCCACCACAACGGCCGGCAGGGCAGCTGGGCAGCGATGTCTTCCAGTGCTCCGT
This sequence is a window from Miscanthus floridulus cultivar M001 chromosome 10, ASM1932011v1, whole genome shotgun sequence. Protein-coding genes within it:
- the LOC136489861 gene encoding uncharacterized protein — its product is MASGRVVHGARPGAGQGRKKARPGPAAGVRAARLGKAGRGTRGRGRARRQRRASRGQAGRGHRAAAGPWAARARRHGRPRAAAAARGRAAAAAGRRGARAAQRPGGAAPRGRRARGRAPGARAAARGRRARGARAQGARAARRGAARGRRGRRRAARDGAEAGRAGSKAPGARARPVGGGAGERGGLALARFAWQ